From Cygnus atratus isolate AKBS03 ecotype Queensland, Australia chromosome 1, CAtr_DNAZoo_HiC_assembly, whole genome shotgun sequence, the proteins below share one genomic window:
- the CHST10 gene encoding carbohydrate sulfotransferase 10, with product MSDNMHHQWLLLAACFWVIFMFMVASKFITLTFKDPDGYGAKQEPLILTAVTKVEEAHKPEEERWREEFQPTGKAFTGNLIRQPLVHMERLELLRNVCRDAALRNLSHTAVSKFVLDRIFVCDKHKILFCQTPKVGNTQWKKVLIVLNGAYSSIEDIPENIVHDHEKNGLPRLSSFSDSEIKKRLNLYFKFFIVRDPFERLISAFKDKFVHNPRFEPWYRHEIAPGIIRKYRKNRTETKGLQFEDFVRYLGDPNHRWLDVQFGDHIIHWVTYVELCAPCEITYSVIGHHETLEDDAPYILKRAGIDHLVSYPTIPPGITVYNRTKVERYFSGISKRDIRRLYARFEGDFKLFGYREPDFLLN from the exons ATGTCTGACAACATGCACCACCAGTGGCTGCTGCTAGCTGCATGCTTTTGGGTGATATTCATGTTCATGGTTGCTAGCAAGTTTATCACATTGACTTTTAAAGACCCAGATG GCTATGGTGCCAAGCAAGAGCCATTAATACTGACAGCTGTGACAAAAGTGGAGGAGGCACACAAGCCAGAGGAAGAACGTTGGCGTGAAGAATTCCAG CCAACTGGAAAAGCTTTTACTGGAAATCTGATACGCCAACCCCTGGTTCATATGGAAAGGCTTGAGCTTCTCCGGAATGTCTGCAGAGACGCTGCATTGAGAAATCTCTCTCACACTGCAGTTTCCAAATTCGTCTTGGACCGAATATTTGTGTGTGACAAGCACAAGATCCTGTTTTGTCAGACACCGAAAGTGGGCAACACTCAGTGGAAAAAAGTCTTGATCGTTTTAAATG GAGCATATTCTTCCATAGAAGACATCCCAGAAAATATTGTACACGATCATGAGAAGAATGGCCTTCCACGCTTGTCCTCCTTCAGTgactctgaaattaaaaaacg ACTGAATTTATACTTCAAGTTTTTTATCGTTAGAGATCCATTTGAAAGACTTATCTCTgcatttaaagacaaatttGTGCACAATCCTCGTTTCGAACCTTGGTACCGGCATGAAATTGCTCCTGGCATCATTCGTAAGTACAGAAAGAATCGCACAGAGACCAAAGGGCTGCAGTTCGAGGATTTTGTGCGCTATCTGGGCGACCCTAATCACCGCTGGCTGGACGTTCAGTTTGGCGATCACATCATTCACTGGGTAACATACGTGGAACTTTGTGCCCCCTGTGAAATTACGTACAGTGTGATTGGACACCATGAAACCTTGGAGGACGATGCTCCATACATCTTGAAAAGAGCTGGCATAGACCATCTGGTGTCGTACCCCACGATCCCACCAGGCATCACAGTGTACAACAGAACAAAAGTAGAGCGGTATTTTTCAGGAATTAGCAAGAGGGACATAAGACGCCTCTATGCTCGCTTTGAAGGTGATTTTAAACTCTTTGGTTATCGGGAGCCAGATTTCTTGCTTAACTGA